The following coding sequences lie in one Synechococcus sp. PCC 7336 genomic window:
- a CDS encoding trans-aconitate 2-methyltransferase: MDDWEQAHAYHKADFERSHGQRVELVRSFFPSLRLTGTVLDLGCGSGDVLFRFARAYPKASFLGVDGSQPMIDLARKEIETHPELNSHVDFLVTTLPSDAIPQQPYDLVMSHSLLHHLHNPVVLWDCIESLAVLGTKICVVDLKRPESAETARAIVDALAIGEPEILRRDFFNSLCAAFTAAEVEEQLQGTGISGLSVREVGDMYLAIYGERAIE, encoded by the coding sequence CAAAGAGTCGAGCTGGTGCGATCTTTCTTTCCATCCTTGCGGCTAACGGGCACGGTGCTGGATCTAGGCTGCGGCTCGGGAGATGTGTTATTCCGATTCGCCAGAGCTTACCCCAAGGCCAGTTTTCTCGGAGTGGACGGCTCTCAACCGATGATAGACCTGGCCCGCAAAGAGATCGAGACCCATCCCGAGCTCAACTCGCATGTAGATTTCTTAGTGACGACCCTCCCGAGTGACGCGATCCCCCAGCAACCCTACGACCTAGTAATGTCTCACAGCCTCTTGCACCACCTTCACAATCCAGTGGTGCTGTGGGACTGTATCGAGAGCCTTGCGGTGCTTGGAACGAAGATCTGTGTTGTCGATCTCAAACGCCCGGAGTCTGCAGAGACCGCGCGCGCGATCGTCGATGCATTGGCAATAGGGGAACCGGAAATTCTGCGTCGGGATTTCTTTAATTCATTGTGCGCAGCCTTCACCGCTGCTGAAGTGGAGGAGCAACTGCAAGGCACTGGAATCAGCGGGTTGTCGGTTCGGGAGGTGGGAGATATGTACCTGGCGATCTACGGCGAGCGAGCAATTGAGTGA